The region TGTGAAAGCCGCCGCGGAAGCCAAGATCGACGGAATTGGTGAAACCTTCGCGGTAGGAACCTTCGAGGTCAAATCCGGCGCTCGGCTCCGACAGCGAGATGCCGATTTCGCTGTGGGCAAAGGCGCGGTACGGCGCCTGGAAGACCGGCGTACCAGTCGACTGCGCAGCACAGATGGCGAGCGGAAGTGCCACCATCAGTGCCGCACCATACAGACTATTACGGAGCATCAGCTCTCTCCTTGAACTCGTTCTGCGAGAATGCGGACGCTGTTCTTGACGACCTGCAGAAAGCCGCCTTGCACACGAAAACGACGCGTCATTCCGCCGGCCTTCACGGTAAGGAGACCGGAGCCGAGCACGGTCATCAGCGGCGCGTGGTTGGCGAGGATACCGAGCTCGCCGTCGAACGCCGGAGCGATCACGGAATCGGCGTCGCCGTCGAAGACCGCCGCTTCCGGCGAGATCACGGTGACGTGCATCAAGACTTGAGCTCCTGCGCCTTCTTGATCACGTCCTCGATGCCGCCCTGCATGTAGAACGCCTGCTCCGGCAGCGAATCGAACTCACCCGAGAGGACCCGTTCGAACGACGTGATCGTGTCCTCGAGCTTGACGTACTTGCCGGGGAAGCCGGTGAACTGCTCGGCCACGTGGAACGGCTGCGAGAGGAACTTCTGCAACCGCCGCGCCCGGCCTACAATCAGCTTGTCGTCTTCCGAGAGCTCGTCCATGCCGAGAATCGCGATGATGTCCTGGAGCGCCTTGTAACGCTGCAGCGTGCGCTGCAGGCCGATCGCGACGTTGTAGTGCCGCTCGCCGATGAACTGCGGCGCCAGGATGCGCGACGTGGAGTCGAGCGGATCGACCGCGGGGTAGATCCCGAGCTCGGAGATCGCGCGCGACAGCACGACCGTCGCATCGAGGTGCGCGAACGCCGTCGCCGGCGCCGGATCGGTGAGATCGTCGGCGGGGACGTAGATCGCCTGCACCGACGTGATCGACCCGTTGCGTGTCGAGGTGATCCGCTCCTGCAGGTCGCCCATCTCCGTCGCCAGCGTCGGCTGGTAACCCGCCGCGCTCGGCATCCGCCCGAGGAGCGCCGACACTTCGGCGCCGGCCTGCGTGAAGCGGAAGATGTTGTCGATGAAAAGGAGGACGTCCTGGCCTTCGACGTCGCGGAAGTATTCCGCCACGGTCAACCCCGAGAGGCCGACGCGAAGGCGCGCACCCGGCGGCTCGTTCATCTGGCCGTAGATCAGGGCGCAGCTGCCGAGGACCCCTGATTCCTTCATTTCGAGATAGAGATCGTTCCCTTCACGAGTCCGCTCACCGACGCCGCAGAAGACCGACTTGCCGCCGTGGCCCTTCTGCACGTTGTGGATCAGCTCCATGATGACGACCGTCTTGCCGACGCCGGCGCCGCCGAAGAGGCCGATCTTGCCGCCCTTCACGAACGGGGCGATCAGGTCGACGACCTTGATCCCGGTCTCGAGGATCTCGGTCTTCGGCTCGAGCGCCGTGAACTGCGGCGACGGCCGGTGAATCGGCCAGCGCGGCACGTCGCTCCCGATCGGAGCGCCGCCATCGACCGGTTCGCCAAGGACATTGAGGATCCGGCCGAGAGCCGCTTCGCCGACCGGCACCGAGACCGGGGCGCCGGTGTCGATCGCCTCCATCCCGCGGGTCACGCCGTCGGTCGAGCTCATCGCCACCGCGCGCACCTGGTTCTGCCCGATGTGCTGCTGCACTTCGGCGGTGAGATGGACCGGCACCGGCCCCCTGGTGTCGTTCACCGTGAGCGCGTTGTACAGCTCGGGGAGGTGCTCCGGCGGAAACTCGACGTCGAGCACCGGGCCGATGATCTGGACGATCGTCCCGACAGTCTTCTCAGTGGATACGGCGGTTGCGGTCATCGTGTCGTCATTCCCTGTTCGTAAATGTTCATCGTTCACCAACCTGTCATCCCGAGCCGCAGGCGAGGGATCGCATCGTTGCGGGCCGATCACTCCAGCGCTGCCGCGCCCCCAACCAGCTCGGCGATCTCCTGCGTGATCTGCGCCTGACGCTGCCGGTTGTACGTCCGTTTCAGCGCCTCAAGCAGATCGCCTGCGTTGTCCGTCGCGTTCTTCATCGCCGTGCGCCGCGCCGCCTGCTCCGCCGCCACCGTCTCGACCAGCCCGCGATAGAGCATGTTCCGCACATAGAGCGGCAGCAGCTCGCGAAGCAGCGTTCCCGGGTCGGGCGCGAGGATGTAATCGGGACGCATCCCCTTCGCCGTCGTCTCCGGCCGCTCGACCGGCAGCACGCGCACCGTCGCCGGTGGCGCATTCAGCACCGACATGAACCGCGACTGCACCAGCTCGACCACACCGACGCGACCTTCGGCGAAATCGGTCAGCACCCCATCCATCACCGATGCCGCGTGCTCTGCCGTCGGCCGATCGCCGATGTCGACGCGTTCGGCCAGGAATTGCCGTCCGATGTACTTGAAGAAGGAGATCCCCTTCTTGCCGATCCCCACCAGCTCGACGGTGTACCCCTCGGCGCTCAACGCGTCGATCCGCCGGCGCGCTTCCTTGATCAGGTTGGAATTGAAGCCGCCGGCGAGGCCGCGGTTCGACGTGATCAGGATCACCACCGCGCGCGACGGTCCGCCCTGCGACGGCTTCGGCGGGGTGCGCAGCAGCGCGAACTGCGACGCAAGATCGGGGGTGGCGAGATCGGCAATCACTTCACGCAGCGCGTCGGCGAACGGGCGCGCCGCGGTGACGCGGTCCTGGGCCCGCTTCAACTTCGACGTCGCCACCAGTTCCATCGTGCGCGTGATCTTGCGCGTGTTGTTGATCGACCGGATCCGGCCCTTCAATGCGCGATTGGTCGCCATCTCAGGCCGGCTTGAACATCGGCTTGAAGGCGCCGATGGCGTCGTTGATCTCGCCCTTCACGGCGTCATCGAGGGTCTTCTTCTCCCGGATCGCCGCCAGCACCTGCGGCCGCGACGAGCGGAGCCACGCGATGAAATCCGACTCCCACTGGCGGACGTTGCGCGTGTCGACATCGTCGAGAAAACCGTTGGTCACGGCATAGATCGCGACGATCTGCTCGTCGACCGGGACCGGCTGGTACTGCGGCTGCTTGAGGACTTCGACCATGCGCGCGCCGCGCGCCAGTTGCCGCTGCGTCGCCGCGTCGAGGTCGGAGCCGAACTGCGCGAACGCTTCGAGTTCGCGGTATTGCGCCAGCGAGAGCCGCAGCGGACCGGCGACCTGCTTCATCGCCTTGATCTGCGCGTTGCCGCCCACGCGGGAGACCGAGATGCCGACGTCGACCGCGGGGCGGACGTTGGCGTAGAAGAGATCGGTCTGCAGGAAGATCTGGCCGTCGGTGATCGAGATCACGTTGGTCGGGATGTACGCCGAGACGTCACCGGCCTGCGTCTCGATGATCGGCAGCGCCGTGAGCGAACCGCCCGGCACCTTGATGCGCGGATCGAGTTCGGTCGTCCTGGGATCGGTCGAGATCTTCGCCGCGCGCTCAAGCAGGCGCGAGTGGAGATAGAAGACGTCGCCGGGATACGCTTCGCGCCCAGGCGGGCGGCGGAGAATCAACGACATCTGGCGGTACGCTGCGGCCTGCTTCGACAGGTCGTCGTACACGCAGAGCGTTGCCTTCCCCTGCTCGTACATGAAGTACTCGGCGATCGCGGCACCGGCATACGGCGCGATGAACTGCAGCGGCGCCGGATCAGATGCGGAGGCCACGACCACGACCGTGTAATCCATCGCGCCGGCCGACTTGAGCTTCTCCACCACCGTCGCCACGGTCGAGCGCTTCTGCCCGATCGCGACGTAGACGCAGATGACGCCGGTTCCCTTCTGATTGATGATCGTGTCGATCGCGATCGCCGTCTTGCCGGTGCCGCGGTCGCCGATGATCAGCTCGCGCTGTCCGCGGCCGATCGGAATCATCGAGTCGATCGCCTTGATCCCGGTCTGCAGCGGCTCGGTGACCGGCTGGCGAACGATGATCCCAGGCGCGAGGAACTCGACCGGGCGCGGCGTCGCTGCTTCAACCGGACCCATCCCGTCGATCGGTTCGCCGAGCGCATCGACGACGCGGCCGAGAATATTCGGCCCCGACTTCACCTCGAGGAGGCGGCCGGTGCAGCGCACCTCGTCGCCTTCCTTGAGCTTGAGGTAGTCGCCCATGATCGCGGCGCCAACCGAATCCTGCTCCAGGTTGAGCACCAGTCCCGCGATCCGGTCGCCGGTTTCGCGCACCGTGAACTCGAGCATCTCACCGGCGATGGCGCTTCGCAGCCCGTAGATCAGGGCAACGCCGTCCTTCACTTCGAGGACGGTACCGACGTCGTTGACGTCCATCGAGCCGAGATCAGCGGCCTCGATTTCCTTGAGCAGAATCTCTTTCAATTCGCCGGGGCGCAGCATCGAATCCGTGGCCATGACACTCAACGGCTGAAGGTTCAGGAACGGGATCGTGAATAGCTTGTGAAAATAGTCACAAGGGCCGGTTTGGAACAAGCGCAAAAGAATAGTCTGGCGCCCCGTTTTGGGCACCGATTCCGGCGTCTTCCGATCACTTCCAGCGGCTGCTGATTCCGGTGCCGAGACGCTCGGCGATCCGGGACGCATCGAGGGTCGCGACCCGGCGGGCGGGAACGCCAAAAGTCCGCCGCGCGGTCTGCTGCAGCAGCGAGACCGACGAGAATCGAAGCAGCCGCGCTGCGTCCTCGACGCGATAGCCGGGATTCCCCAGCAGCTGTCCCGCCGCCACCAGCCGCACCGCGTCGATCGCCCGCTTGAGCGAGGGGGCGCCGCCGGCCCCGAATCGCCGCGACAATGTCTCCCGCCGCACGCCGAGGAGCCGGGCCAGCGCGTCGGTGTCGAGTCCCGCGGGCGCGTGGGAGATGATCAGCGACCAGGCGTCGCGCTGCATCGAGTCAGTGAGATCGAGGTCGTTCGAGAGCGGGAGAAGTTCCGAGAGGCGCCGGCCAGTGAGCCCGTGCCGATCGAGGATCCTGCTCAGGACCGGTTCATCAAGTCCCTCGACTGCCAGTGCCGCGACCCGTTCGCGATGGAGGCGGCGGAGGAGGTCGGCGTCGTCGGAACGGATCGGGAGATAGGCGATCAGCGGGATCGCGGGAAAATCGCGACGCAGCGCGTCGAGCACCGGGCCACGTGCGGCAGCCGGACCAAGAATGATCGCGTCGAGACAGTGACGATGGAGGAGTGCGGCGAGCTGCGCCGGAGTCCGTGCGGTGAAGAGCGGCCACGCGGTGCGCGGGAGTGCCCGCCGGAGTGCCACGGTCGCAGGCTGCCGTTCGAGCAACGCCGCGACCGCTGGCATCTCAGCTCACGAGCCGCTCGGTTGCACCGGCTCGGGGAGCGGCCGCGCGCGCCCCTGCCCCACTGCGATCATCGTCCGCGCCATCTCGGCCGCACGCCGGAGGACACCGCGCGCGTTGTCGTAGCTCAGCACGTCGAGGGCGCGATCGAGATGCTCCCATCGCACCGCAGTGATCCCCTCGTCGAGCTGCGGAGTGCATTCTCCCTCCAGCGACTCGAAGAGAAAGAAGTGGCAGAATTTGTGGATGTAGCGCCCGCGGAAGCGGAAGTGCCAATCGATGATCCGGATCGGCCCCTGCACGGTGAGCTCCGCGAGCCCGGTCTCTTCGCGGGTTTCGCGCACCGCCGCGATCACCGGCGACTCGCCGTCTTCGAGGTGTCCCTTGGGAAAGCCCCAGTGCTGATAGCTGTCCTTGATCAGCAGGAAGCGCGGCGTCCCATCAGCGTCACGGCGATAGACGATCCCGCCGGCAGAGACTTCGCGCTCGGCCTTTTTCTTCGACATGGAGGCAATCTAACAACGGGAAACGTGAGGGGAACGCAGTACCGTCTACGCCGCGAAACTCTGCAGGGCGCGCCCCACTTCGCCCTCGCGCAGCCGCTTGAGCGCGCGGTCACGGAGCTGGCGCACTCGCTCGCGCGTCACGCCGAGCATGGTGCCGATCTCCTCGAGGGTGTGCTCGCGGCCGCCGTCGAGACCGAAGTAGAGCGATAGCACCTTCGAGTCGCGCGCCGGCAGGGTTTTCAGCGCCTTGGCGATCTCCTCGGCCCGGAAGCGCTGCATCACCTCTTCCTCGGCGTCGACCGGGCCGTCCATCGAGAAGCGGTCGATCAGCGAGCGATCACTTTCGCCGTCGAGCGGCGCGTCGAAGCGGACCTCGGCGGTGTTGAGTGCGGCGAGCGACAGCACCACTTCGACAGTGAGGCCGGTGGAGCGAGCGAGTTCTTCCGGCGTCGGTTCGCGGCGGAGTTCCTGGCGCAGGAGTTCCGCGGTGCGGACGATGCGCGAGAGATCGGCGGTGCGATTGAGCGGGACGCGAACGGTGCGGCCGTGCCGGGCGAGCGAGGCGAGGATCGACTGGCGGATCCACCAGACGGCGTAGGAGATGAACTTGACCCCCTGGTCGGGGTCGAACTTCTTCGCCGCGGTCATCAGGCCGACGTTCCCTTCACCGATCAGGTCGGTGAGCGCCATCCCGCGGTTCTGGTACTTCTTGGCGACCGAGATCACGAAGCGGAGGTTGCGCTTCACCAGCTCCTGCATCGCGTCTTCGTCGCCCATCCGGACCCGCTTGGCGACGGCGATCTCCTGCGGGAGGGTGAGCAGCGGAGTGCGCGACACCTCGTAGAGATATTGGTCGAGGATGTCGCCGTCGGCGTCAAAGACGCCCAGGGACCGGGATGTATCGTGCTTGCGAGGCTTTCGTGGAGGCGGCGATTCGGCGGCGAGGATCTCAGCGAGACTGAGACCATCGGCGAGCCGGCGAACCGTCGCGGAGAGGAGCGGCGGCCTTGGCGCACCACGAGCGAGAGCGGTCGAGCTTTTCATCGATGCGTGCCCTACGATAGGCGTGCGACGCAAACCACGAAAGATCTACCGATTTTCCTTGACACCATCTGACGCGACAGATAGGTTGACCGCCCGCTGGACCGGGCCGATTTGTATGCGGTGCAGCAAAGGTAACGGGGGCGTAGCTCAGTTGGGAGAGCGCGTGAATGGCATTCACGAGGTCAGGGGTTCGATCCCCCTCGCCTCCACTTGTCCCGAGCGCAGCGAGGGATCGGCTGGAGTGGCAAAAAGAGGGTCGGGACGATAGTTTCGGCACCTCGATGCGGGAATAGCTCAGTTGGTAGAGCACAACCTTGCCAAGGTTGGGGTCGCGGGTTCGAGTCCCGTTTCCCGCTCTCGTGCAGGATGATTGAATCGTCGCGGGGTGGAGCAGTCTGGTAGCTCGCCGGGCTCATAACCCGGAGGTCGTGGGTTCAAATCCCACCCCCGCCATGGCAGGACACGGGCAGCCGGCCTTCGGGGCCCGTTGCCCGTCTTGTTTGATGGGGCGGTTAGCTCAGTTGGTTAGAGCGCTACGTTGACATCGTAGAGGTCACAAGTTCGAGTCTTGTACCGCCCATCCTGAGCGCGGCAGCGGCATCGCCGCTGCGGAGTCGAAGGATCGCTCACGAGCAGTTCGCGGGTCCATAGCTCAACTGGATAGAGCATCTGACTACGGATCAGAAGGTTGGGGGTTCGACTCCCTCTGGGCCCATTCACGAGGTGCGAAGGTCGCCGACCTTCGCACCTGTTTCTTTTTCGGCGCATTAGAGTCCTGTCCATCCTCAACCCCGGAATCCCCGCTGACGTTCACGTCGCTCAAGCTCCACCCAGCCTTGCAGAAGAGCCTCAAGGAACTCGGATTCACCCGCCCCACGCCGGTGCAGGCGGAGGCGATCCCGCCGGCCGTCGAAGGGCGCGACGTCCTGGCGTGCGCCATGACGGGCAGCGGCAAGACTGCCGCGTTTCTCCTTCCGATTCTCAACCGGCTGATCGACCAGCCGCGCCGCACCACGCGCGCGCTGATCCTCACGCCGACGCGTGAGCTCGCGGCACAGATCCTCGAGGATTGCAACGCGCTGGCGATTCATACGCCGGTGACAGCGGCCGCGATCTATGGTGGCGTCGGAATGGGACCGCAGGAACACGCGTTCCGGAGCGGCGTCGACGTGCTGGTCGCGACACCCGGGCGGCTGCTCGATCATTTCAAGTTCTCGTATGCGCGGCTGACGGGAGTCGAGGTGCTGGTACTCGACGAAGCTGATCGCATGCTCGACATGGGATTCCTCCCCGACATCAAGCGCGTCCTCCGTCACGTGCCGGCCAAGCGTCAGACGCTCTTCTTCTCCGCCACGATGCCACCGCCGATTGCCGCGTTGACGCGCGACATGCTTCGCGATCCGGTGTTGATCCGCTTGCAACGAGAGGCGGCTCCCGCGGTCGGGATCACCCAGGCGGTGTATCCCGTGCCGCAGGATCTCAAGGTCGGTCTGCTCATCGCGCTGCTGCAACGCGGCGAAATCGACGACGCGCTGGTGTTCACCCGCACCAAGCACCGTGCCGACCGGTTGGCCAAGTATCTGAGCGCGGCCGGGATCCCGGTCGACCGGATTCACGGCAATCGCTCGCAGTCGCAGCGCACCGCCGCCCTCCGTGCGTTCAAGAGCGGCCGGGTTCGCGTGCTCGTGGCGACCGATATCGTGGCGCGGGGTATCGACATCACCGAGCTCGGCCATGTCGTCAACTTCGACGTCCCCGCGGTGCCGGAGGATTACATCCACCGGGTGGGCCGGACGGCGCGCGCCGCCGCGACGGGTGATGCATTCACTTTCGTGTCGCCTGCCGAAGAAGAGGATCTGCGGGGGATCGAGCGCGCGCTGGGCAAGAGACTGCCGCGCGTGACGGTGCCGGATTTTGACTACACTGCCCGCGGAGAGGTGCCGCCGCCGGCGCCGAGACCGCAGGCGCGGCGATCAGGTCAAGCGAAACGCCGGCCACCGGAAGGGGCGCACGGAAAGACGCCAGCGGCCAAGCCGGTGGCAGGGCCCGGGGCGGGGGCGGGGGCGGGGGCGCGCCCCGCGCGCGATCCGAATTCGTCGCGCAGCAACCGGCGGCGGCGTTGGCGCGGGAAGCAGGATTGAAGAGGCGTCGGAAAATCGGCTGACGGCGAAAAACATTGCGTCCGCCGGAGATGACATCGCTTCCGGCGCCTTGGACCATCCTTTCCCCGTCGAGAAATCGCTTTCCCGGCCGATGATATCACTTCACCAGAAAATAGATTGCGTCAGTTCGCGATGACATCGCTTCCCGGCGCGAGGACCGTATTTCAGGCGGGATAAACTCTGTTTTACCCGGAAGGAATTCCGCTTCACCCCAGCAAGAAATCACTTTCCGGTGCCATGACGCCGCTTCCGGCGCTCACGACCTCGTTTCCGCGGCCGCGACGTTACATCACCGGATTGGAATCGTCTTTCCCGGTGAAGTATCGAACCCTGGCGCCAATTCACCGAGCTTCAGCAAGCGAATCGCTCTCTTCGGGAAATGATACGCTACTTCGGAAGTCGAGTACGGTTCTTCCGAAGTCGAAGACGAAGCTTCCCAGGAATGAGATCGAGCTTTTGCCGAACGATATCGAGCTTCAGCGGCGGGATACTGCATCGGGATTGGATGGCGCAGTGCTACCAGTGGGGGGACGCGCCGACTATGTTCGCCGACGTGTCTGGCGGGCGGAGTTTGCGAGGAGGGCGTGGTTGGGAGCGGGCGGCGGTATCGATCGCTTCGAGATATGGCCCTTTTCCCGAATTGAAGTGTCGTGTAAGTTGTTCCGCCGCATGAGTTTCGGGGCGTAGCGCAGCCCGGTTAGCGCGCCTGCTTCGGGAGCAGGAGGTCCGGGGTTCAAATCCCCGCGCCCCGATGAGTTTGCAAATGATTGCCCTGCTTCGGTCTACACGACTTTGCGGGGTTTTCGTTTTCGGGGGTTTTCCTGCGTTGGTGTCCGTTCCGGTGTCCGTTGCGAAAAACACGGTGTCCGTTTGCTCAACTTTCCAGCACTCTTCTCGCTGCTTGCGCAGCGCGCATCGCCTCTTCGCTTGGGCGCTGGTAGCACTTCACCACCGTCATCGGGTCCTTCCATCCTCCCAAATCGCAGAGGTCTCGCAGTCCCACATGGCGAAGTTCTGATGCAAAGTTGCGTCTGAACGCATGCCATCCCCTTCCCTTCACCACCGACAACTTCGCGAGCAGCTGCGCCTTCTGCATCCAATCGCGTGCAAGGTCGGTACCAACCTGCCTTGCTGTTGCCTTTACTCCGGGAAGGACGGGAGTATCTCCGATGCCTGGCGCTTGTCGCCGAGCATTTTCGAAGGCACATCGTGCAGTATCTGTCATCGGCGTCACAT is a window of Gemmatimonadales bacterium DNA encoding:
- a CDS encoding RNA polymerase sigma factor RpoD/SigA, whose amino-acid sequence is MKSSTALARGAPRPPLLSATVRRLADGLSLAEILAAESPPPRKPRKHDTSRSLGVFDADGDILDQYLYEVSRTPLLTLPQEIAVAKRVRMGDEDAMQELVKRNLRFVISVAKKYQNRGMALTDLIGEGNVGLMTAAKKFDPDQGVKFISYAVWWIRQSILASLARHGRTVRVPLNRTADLSRIVRTAELLRQELRREPTPEELARSTGLTVEVVLSLAALNTAEVRFDAPLDGESDRSLIDRFSMDGPVDAEEEVMQRFRAEEIAKALKTLPARDSKVLSLYFGLDGGREHTLEEIGTMLGVTRERVRQLRDRALKRLREGEVGRALQSFAA
- the atpC gene encoding ATP synthase F1 subunit epsilon, producing the protein MHVTVISPEAAVFDGDADSVIAPAFDGELGILANHAPLMTVLGSGLLTVKAGGMTRRFRVQGGFLQVVKNSVRILAERVQGES
- a CDS encoding DEAD/DEAH box helicase, encoding MQKSLKELGFTRPTPVQAEAIPPAVEGRDVLACAMTGSGKTAAFLLPILNRLIDQPRRTTRALILTPTRELAAQILEDCNALAIHTPVTAAAIYGGVGMGPQEHAFRSGVDVLVATPGRLLDHFKFSYARLTGVEVLVLDEADRMLDMGFLPDIKRVLRHVPAKRQTLFFSATMPPPIAALTRDMLRDPVLIRLQREAAPAVGITQAVYPVPQDLKVGLLIALLQRGEIDDALVFTRTKHRADRLAKYLSAAGIPVDRIHGNRSQSQRTAALRAFKSGRVRVLVATDIVARGIDITELGHVVNFDVPAVPEDYIHRVGRTARAAATGDAFTFVSPAEEEDLRGIERALGKRLPRVTVPDFDYTARGEVPPPAPRPQARRSGQAKRRPPEGAHGKTPAAKPVAGPGAGAGAGARPARDPNSSRSNRRRRWRGKQD
- the atpD gene encoding F0F1 ATP synthase subunit beta; translation: MTATAVSTEKTVGTIVQIIGPVLDVEFPPEHLPELYNALTVNDTRGPVPVHLTAEVQQHIGQNQVRAVAMSSTDGVTRGMEAIDTGAPVSVPVGEAALGRILNVLGEPVDGGAPIGSDVPRWPIHRPSPQFTALEPKTEILETGIKVVDLIAPFVKGGKIGLFGGAGVGKTVVIMELIHNVQKGHGGKSVFCGVGERTREGNDLYLEMKESGVLGSCALIYGQMNEPPGARLRVGLSGLTVAEYFRDVEGQDVLLFIDNIFRFTQAGAEVSALLGRMPSAAGYQPTLATEMGDLQERITSTRNGSITSVQAIYVPADDLTDPAPATAFAHLDATVVLSRAISELGIYPAVDPLDSTSRILAPQFIGERHYNVAIGLQRTLQRYKALQDIIAILGMDELSEDDKLIVGRARRLQKFLSQPFHVAEQFTGFPGKYVKLEDTITSFERVLSGEFDSLPEQAFYMQGGIEDVIKKAQELKS
- a CDS encoding NUDIX hydrolase, producing the protein MSKKKAEREVSAGGIVYRRDADGTPRFLLIKDSYQHWGFPKGHLEDGESPVIAAVRETREETGLAELTVQGPIRIIDWHFRFRGRYIHKFCHFFLFESLEGECTPQLDEGITAVRWEHLDRALDVLSYDNARGVLRRAAEMARTMIAVGQGRARPLPEPVQPSGS
- the atpG gene encoding ATP synthase F1 subunit gamma, which gives rise to MATNRALKGRIRSINNTRKITRTMELVATSKLKRAQDRVTAARPFADALREVIADLATPDLASQFALLRTPPKPSQGGPSRAVVILITSNRGLAGGFNSNLIKEARRRIDALSAEGYTVELVGIGKKGISFFKYIGRQFLAERVDIGDRPTAEHAASVMDGVLTDFAEGRVGVVELVQSRFMSVLNAPPATVRVLPVERPETTAKGMRPDYILAPDPGTLLRELLPLYVRNMLYRGLVETVAAEQAARRTAMKNATDNAGDLLEALKRTYNRQRQAQITQEIAELVGGAAALE
- a CDS encoding AraC family transcriptional regulator — translated: MPAVAALLERQPATVALRRALPRTAWPLFTARTPAQLAALLHRHCLDAIILGPAAARGPVLDALRRDFPAIPLIAYLPIRSDDADLLRRLHRERVAALAVEGLDEPVLSRILDRHGLTGRRLSELLPLSNDLDLTDSMQRDAWSLIISHAPAGLDTDALARLLGVRRETLSRRFGAGGAPSLKRAIDAVRLVAAGQLLGNPGYRVEDAARLLRFSSVSLLQQTARRTFGVPARRVATLDASRIAERLGTGISSRWK
- the atpA gene encoding F0F1 ATP synthase subunit alpha, which translates into the protein MATDSMLRPGELKEILLKEIEAADLGSMDVNDVGTVLEVKDGVALIYGLRSAIAGEMLEFTVRETGDRIAGLVLNLEQDSVGAAIMGDYLKLKEGDEVRCTGRLLEVKSGPNILGRVVDALGEPIDGMGPVEAATPRPVEFLAPGIIVRQPVTEPLQTGIKAIDSMIPIGRGQRELIIGDRGTGKTAIAIDTIINQKGTGVICVYVAIGQKRSTVATVVEKLKSAGAMDYTVVVVASASDPAPLQFIAPYAGAAIAEYFMYEQGKATLCVYDDLSKQAAAYRQMSLILRRPPGREAYPGDVFYLHSRLLERAAKISTDPRTTELDPRIKVPGGSLTALPIIETQAGDVSAYIPTNVISITDGQIFLQTDLFYANVRPAVDVGISVSRVGGNAQIKAMKQVAGPLRLSLAQYRELEAFAQFGSDLDAATQRQLARGARMVEVLKQPQYQPVPVDEQIVAIYAVTNGFLDDVDTRNVRQWESDFIAWLRSSRPQVLAAIREKKTLDDAVKGEINDAIGAFKPMFKPA